The genomic interval AGCGCCAGCACGGTGGTCTTCCAATTCCAGTTCAGCTCGCGCGCGGCCAGCAGCGCGGTCACCAGGAACAGCATGAAGATGATGCCGTGCACCGGACCGAAGATCTTCACACCGATCTCGTTCCCGGGATCGGGCAGGCCCAGCCAGCTGTACTTGAACGCCATACCCGTCAGCAGACCGATCCAGGAGATCGCTTCCAGCACGGCGATGAACCGGAAGCGCTTCGCGACCGTGCTCAGGTCGAAGAAATTGCCCATGGCCAACATTGTGCCGTATGCACTACGACAAGTCGTAGTTGGCCGCGTCACATCTCGGCCGGGCTAGACCTTGATGATGAGGGCGTCGCCCTGACCGCCGCCACCGCAGAGGGCAGCCGCGCCCACACCGCCCCCGCGACGCTTCAACTCCAGCGCCAGGTGCAGCACGATGCGCGCGCCGGACATGCCGAGCGGGTGACCGATGGCGATGGCGCCGCCGTTGACGTTCACCTTCTCCGGATCGATGCCCAGCTTGCGGGTCGAGGCGATGCCGACCGCCGCGAAAGCCTCGTTGATCTCCACCAGGTCCAAGTCGGCGGGGGAAATACCCTCCCGCGCACAGGCTTTGGCGATAGCGTTGGCCGGCTGATCCTGCAGGCTCGAATCCGGCCCGGCGACCACGCCCGCCTTGCCGATCTCGGCGATCCAGGTCAAGCCGAGCGACTCGGCCTTCTCCTTGCTCATCACGACCACCGCGGCCGCGCCGTCGGAGATCTGCGAGGCGGTGCCGGCGGTGATGGTGCCGTCCTTGCGGAACGCCGG from Nocardia goodfellowii carries:
- a CDS encoding DUF3817 domain-containing protein — encoded protein: MLAMGNFFDLSTVAKRFRFIAVLEAISWIGLLTGMAFKYSWLGLPDPGNEIGVKIFGPVHGIIFMLFLVTALLAARELNWNWKTTVLALASSIPPLFTVIFEVWAQRTGQLGELSAPSPVAGQASAVSS